Proteins from one Fragaria vesca subsp. vesca linkage group LG6, FraVesHawaii_1.0, whole genome shotgun sequence genomic window:
- the LOC101293408 gene encoding uncharacterized protein LOC101293408 isoform 1: MADNNEEEQDAAPPPSYYLVFLRIMSKRRTWVCIFVLVYAILLTSSWNFLKSILSWYKLQGLPSPSSSGWPALYASVLLGAVFGLLSMFAALAVLVPATLVTWIAIVVLLAFFGKPRRALVVEGRKITREIVVIVFKILLKEGNLVAAVCAVLGYFALFRRNSNATPDLID, encoded by the coding sequence ATGGCAGACAACAACGAGGAAGAACAAGACGCAGCACCGCCGCCCTCGTATTACTTGGTGTTCCTCAGAATCATGAGCAAAAGGAGAACCTGGGTATGTATTTTTGTGCTGGTCTATGCGATCCTCTTAACTAGCTCTTGGAATTTCCTCAAATCCATACTCTCGTGGTACAAATTACAAGGCCTGCCTTCGCCGTCGTCATCTGGGTGGCCGGCCCTCTACGCCTCCGTGCTGCTCGGCGCGGTTTTCGGGCTGCTCTCCATGTTTGCAGCGCTGGCGGTGTTGGTGCCCGCCACCTTGGTGACTTGGATTGCGATTGTGGTTCTCTTGGCCTTTTTTGGGAAGCCCAGGAGGGCTTTGGTCGTCGAAGGCAGGAAGATTACTAGGGAGATTGTGGTGATTGTGTTCAAGATTTTGTTGAAGGAGGGCAATTTGGTGGCTGCTGTTTGTGCTGTTTTGGGCTATTTTGCCCTTTTCAGGAGGAATAGTAATGCTACTCCAGACCTCATTGACTGA